The following proteins are co-located in the Flammeovirga kamogawensis genome:
- a CDS encoding DNA topoisomerase IV subunit B — protein MADTTNNYDESSIKSLDPREHIRLRPGMYIGKLGDGSAPDDGIYVLVKEVVDNSIDEHMMGFGKQIDVTVDEGAVLVKDYGRGIPLGKVIDCVSKINTGAKYDSNAFQKSVGLNGVGTKAVNALSNFFRASSVRNGEIKVAEFEAGKLLKDYPITSTKEKNGTTVYFKPDPTIFKNYRFLPDYLDDLFWNYAYLNAGLTLKLNQKTFLSKNGLRDLLERKTNAEQLRYPIIHFKGEDIEFAFTHANQYGENYHSFVNGQNTTQGGTHLSAFREAIVKTVRDFFGKNFDAADIRASIIAAVSVRVQEPVFESQTKTKLGSTHVAPDGPTMRTFVNEYVHKVLDDFLHRNTEVAQALLKRIQQSERERKEIAGVKKIANERAKKANLHNKKLRDCRLHFNDKKGEEENKRGTTLFITEGDSASGSITKSRDVQSQAVFSLRGKPLNSFGLTKKIVYENEEFNLLQHALNIEDGIDGLRYNRVVIATDADVDGMHIRLLILTFFLQFFPDLVEKGHIYILETPLFRVRNKKKTIYCYSDEERVNAINSLGNKPEITRFKGLGEISPDEFGGFIGEDIRLDPVILSEDSNIKDLLTYYMGKNTQDRQKFIINNLRVERDEVKEAVG, from the coding sequence ATGGCAGATACAACAAATAATTACGACGAGAGTAGTATTAAATCACTAGACCCTCGTGAACATATTCGTCTACGCCCTGGTATGTACATTGGTAAGTTAGGAGATGGATCAGCTCCTGACGATGGTATCTATGTACTTGTTAAAGAGGTTGTAGATAACAGTATTGACGAACATATGATGGGTTTCGGTAAACAAATTGACGTAACCGTTGATGAAGGTGCCGTACTTGTTAAAGATTATGGAAGAGGTATTCCACTTGGTAAAGTGATTGATTGTGTATCAAAAATCAATACAGGTGCAAAATACGACTCAAATGCATTCCAAAAATCAGTTGGTCTAAATGGTGTAGGTACAAAAGCAGTAAATGCACTATCTAATTTTTTTAGAGCTTCTTCTGTAAGGAATGGAGAAATAAAAGTAGCAGAATTTGAAGCAGGTAAACTTCTTAAAGATTATCCAATCACTTCTACTAAAGAAAAAAATGGTACTACGGTTTACTTTAAACCAGATCCTACGATATTTAAAAACTACCGTTTTTTACCAGATTATTTAGATGATTTATTTTGGAACTACGCCTATTTAAATGCAGGTTTAACACTAAAATTAAATCAAAAAACTTTCCTTTCTAAAAATGGTTTACGCGATTTATTAGAAAGAAAAACAAATGCAGAACAACTAAGGTATCCTATTATTCACTTTAAAGGTGAGGATATTGAGTTTGCGTTCACACATGCTAATCAATACGGAGAAAACTACCATTCTTTTGTGAATGGTCAGAATACAACACAAGGGGGTACACATTTATCTGCTTTCCGTGAGGCTATTGTAAAAACTGTTCGTGATTTCTTTGGTAAAAACTTTGATGCAGCTGATATAAGAGCATCAATTATTGCCGCTGTTTCTGTTAGAGTTCAAGAACCTGTTTTTGAATCTCAAACTAAAACTAAGTTAGGATCAACACATGTTGCACCTGATGGACCTACTATGCGTACTTTTGTAAACGAGTATGTTCATAAAGTTTTAGATGATTTCTTACACAGAAATACAGAAGTTGCTCAAGCATTACTAAAACGAATCCAACAATCGGAACGTGAACGTAAAGAGATTGCTGGTGTTAAGAAAATTGCAAACGAGAGAGCCAAAAAAGCCAACCTCCATAATAAAAAATTAAGAGATTGTCGTTTGCATTTCAACGATAAAAAAGGCGAAGAAGAAAACAAAAGAGGTACAACTTTATTTATTACCGAAGGGGATTCTGCGAGTGGTAGTATCACTAAATCTCGTGATGTACAAAGCCAAGCCGTATTTAGTTTAAGGGGTAAGCCTCTTAATTCTTTTGGTCTTACCAAAAAGATCGTATACGAAAATGAAGAGTTTAACTTACTTCAACATGCTTTAAATATTGAAGACGGAATTGATGGATTACGCTACAACAGAGTGGTAATTGCTACAGATGCCGATGTTGATGGTATGCATATTCGCTTATTGATCTTAACTTTCTTCTTACAATTCTTCCCTGATTTGGTAGAAAAAGGACATATTTATATCCTCGAAACTCCATTATTCAGAGTTAGAAACAAGAAAAAAACAATCTATTGTTATAGCGACGAAGAAAGGGTTAATGCTATAAATTCTTTAGGTAATAAACCTGAAATTACTCGATTTAAGGGTTTAGGAGAGATTTCTCCTGATGAATTTGGTGGTTTTATTGGTGAAGATATTCGACTTGATCCTGTAATTTTAAGCGAGGATAGTAATATAAAAGATTTACTGACGTACTATATGGGTAAAAATACTCAAGACCGTCAGAAATTCATTATCAATAATCTTCGTGTTGAAAGAGATGAAGTTAAAGAAGCTGTTGGTTAA
- a CDS encoding alpha/beta hydrolase has translation MNAYCISGLGADQRVYNAINISASKIHLEWITPFNGESLEKYAIRLGESINTEEDFILIGVSFGGTIALEIAKYLHPKKTFLISSIDTYDQLPIIYRMIGEIKLISLLPVRIFNMPYRIAKFLFGTRQNILKSILKDTDATFVKWAINALLTWRNKVVPTSIFKINGDKDLLLKAKYSDFTIKGGHHFMIVDRGNEISTIINNELRKLKEVKL, from the coding sequence ATGAATGCATATTGTATTAGTGGATTAGGAGCGGATCAAAGAGTTTATAATGCTATAAATATTTCGGCTTCTAAAATACATTTAGAGTGGATTACTCCATTTAATGGAGAGTCTTTAGAAAAGTATGCTATTCGATTAGGTGAGTCAATTAATACTGAGGAAGATTTTATATTAATAGGAGTTAGCTTTGGTGGAACTATTGCACTTGAGATAGCAAAGTATTTACATCCGAAAAAAACATTTTTAATTTCTTCTATTGATACTTATGATCAATTACCAATTATATATAGAATGATTGGTGAAATTAAATTAATCTCCCTTCTTCCTGTAAGAATATTTAATATGCCTTATAGAATAGCTAAATTTCTGTTTGGTACTCGACAAAACATATTGAAATCAATTCTAAAAGATACTGATGCTACTTTTGTAAAGTGGGCGATTAATGCATTATTGACATGGAGAAATAAGGTAGTGCCAACCTCTATCTTTAAAATAAATGGGGATAAAGATCTTTTATTAAAAGCGAAATATTCTGACTTCACAATTAAAGGTGGACATCATTTTATGATAGTAGATAGAGGTAATGAAATAAGTACAATTATTAATAATGAACTTAGAAAATTGAAAGAGGTGAAGCTATAA
- a CDS encoding C40 family peptidase — MKKSTVFISLLFFTLVTTVLQSCQYGKNYTYSTRQDKLQQKKQQRVAELGGTTTPSQQQGTTTASQVAAAPVKTPKNVSNKVQAALKTAWTYEGVKYDYGNMSKKGIDCSGLMCVSWQAANVTLPRASYQQAKEGKYVPFSNLKPGDLVFFSGPGTSNIKHVGMISAVKNGKKYFIHASTSHGVMQSELSDVYWKKYYKLARRLD, encoded by the coding sequence ATGAAAAAGAGCACTGTTTTTATAAGCCTATTATTTTTTACGTTAGTTACTACCGTTTTACAATCGTGTCAGTATGGTAAAAACTATACTTATTCTACACGTCAGGATAAATTGCAACAGAAAAAACAACAACGTGTTGCTGAGTTAGGAGGAACAACTACCCCTAGCCAACAACAAGGCACAACTACTGCTTCTCAGGTTGCTGCTGCCCCTGTAAAAACACCAAAAAATGTAAGCAACAAAGTTCAAGCTGCTTTAAAAACAGCATGGACTTATGAAGGCGTAAAATATGATTATGGAAATATGTCTAAAAAAGGTATTGATTGTTCTGGCTTGATGTGCGTTTCATGGCAAGCCGCCAATGTTACATTACCTCGTGCTTCTTATCAACAAGCAAAAGAAGGTAAATATGTTCCTTTTAGTAATTTAAAACCTGGTGATTTGGTATTTTTTAGTGGGCCTGGTACTTCTAATATCAAGCATGTAGGAATGATCTCTGCTGTAAAAAACGGAAAAAAATATTTTATCCATGCAAGTACAAGTCATGGTGTAATGCAAAGCGAACTTTCTGATGTTTATTGGAAAAAATACTATAAACTAGCAAGGAGATTGGATTAA
- a CDS encoding C40 family peptidase: MTRHFIIKTLLGLSLTGLLFSCDNSGDSNKSDSTTSSPTNEVKSVVSEQNEKAEQAVKTARTFIGVPYKSGGVTKDGMDASALTMLAWKAAGVQLSRISREQSRQGQQVPADKVEAGDLVFFSANKGSNQVTMSGIITKKTAQGFNFIYTSSKDGVKEVAYSPYWKDRLVVIKRVG, encoded by the coding sequence ATGACTCGACATTTTATTATCAAAACACTTCTTGGTCTTAGCTTAACTGGCTTACTCTTCTCTTGCGATAACAGTGGTGATTCAAACAAAAGCGATTCTACAACTTCATCTCCTACAAATGAAGTAAAAAGTGTTGTTTCCGAACAAAACGAAAAAGCAGAACAAGCTGTAAAAACAGCACGTACATTTATTGGTGTTCCTTACAAATCTGGTGGTGTAACAAAAGATGGAATGGATGCTAGTGCACTCACAATGCTTGCGTGGAAAGCTGCTGGTGTACAATTATCTCGTATTAGTAGAGAACAATCTAGACAAGGACAACAGGTTCCTGCAGATAAAGTAGAAGCTGGAGACTTAGTTTTTTTTAGTGCAAACAAAGGTAGTAACCAAGTAACTATGTCTGGTATTATCACTAAAAAAACTGCACAAGGCTTTAACTTCATTTATACTTCTTCTAAAGATGGTGTAAAAGAGGTTGCTTATTCTCCTTACTGGAAAGACAGACTTGTAGTAATTAAACGTGTAGGATAA
- the rnc gene encoding ribonuclease III yields MILGKLLKRWVTPYNEQETKLAEVIKRIIGRKPYNIKLYHLAMQHTSVAFESGAVKGFKESNERLEYLGDAVLGSVVAEYLFKRYPYKDEGFLTEIRSRIVNRESLNRLAVKIGLSQMVAFEGRKNSALSHKSIYGDAMEAFIGAVYLDLGFHFTRRFIIHSLLMQHYDIEEIIETTTNFKSLIIEWAQKNSKVVEFTISKQGGKDGKQFKVNLLIDDELQALGSGYSKKKAEQDAARKTCEALSLI; encoded by the coding sequence ATGATTTTAGGAAAACTCTTAAAGAGATGGGTCACACCTTATAATGAGCAGGAGACTAAATTAGCCGAAGTAATTAAACGAATCATCGGTAGAAAACCTTACAATATTAAATTGTATCATCTTGCAATGCAACATACCTCTGTTGCTTTTGAAAGTGGTGCGGTAAAAGGTTTTAAGGAATCTAATGAAAGGTTAGAATATTTAGGAGATGCAGTTTTAGGATCTGTCGTAGCCGAATATCTTTTCAAGAGATACCCTTATAAAGATGAAGGTTTCCTTACAGAAATTCGTTCTCGTATTGTAAATAGAGAATCGTTAAATAGGCTAGCAGTTAAAATTGGTCTAAGCCAAATGGTTGCTTTTGAAGGTCGTAAAAATTCAGCATTAAGTCATAAGTCAATCTATGGCGATGCAATGGAGGCCTTTATTGGTGCAGTTTATTTAGACTTAGGGTTTCATTTTACACGTCGTTTCATCATTCATAGTTTATTGATGCAACATTATGACATTGAAGAAATAATTGAAACCACTACCAATTTTAAAAGTCTCATTATTGAGTGGGCTCAAAAAAATAGTAAAGTCGTTGAATTTACTATTTCAAAGCAAGGAGGAAAAGACGGTAAGCAGTTTAAAGTTAATTTATTAATTGATGACGAATTGCAAGCCTTAGGTTCTGGTTACAGCAAGAAAAAAGCTGAACAAGATGCCGCTCGAAAAACTTGCGAAGCACTTTCACTTATTTAG